tttcccagtgctttgtcttcccttcctcccctaacctccctccttctcattaaaaacaaaatcttgcaGATAAATGTACTGCCATTAAAGTGTAAGTAACTGAGATTGTCCAATGGAATCTAACCTGAGAGTATTTTCATTCAACAGTGATCAAAGCTTAATTCACATGAATTGTGACATTTTAGACATTTCTAGTTTGGagggggtattttttttttttaatgggcacCAAGCAGCTCAAATCAAACCCAGGTAGCTGTGAATTCTGCCCTCTTGAAATACATGTTTCAGAAGAACTGGGAATCTCTGCACTGCTcttcttcttgtttatttttctccttattgtctgttttcttattgtcaGTTCACTATTGATGTTGATGGTAGACAATGTTTAGGAAACAATCAaaatcctccttttctcctccctttaaTCTGCACCAAGTCTGTGCTCAAAGCATACACATGAGCACATCCACTTAATCCTTAATAATCTATCAATAATCAATCAACCCAATTATTAAGGCTCAAATATTCTTGGTATTGGGTCTTTGCTCTAATTTCACATAtaggacattttaaaatcagatgtaATAAAAAGTACAAGTCCATCCGTACTAATGTCAAATAAGTGGTATAAGAAGTGCATGAtaagaagttcagagaagtgagAAATGGGTTTGGTCGACTTAAGTAGTGAGAAAATGTGTCAAAGAAAGAATGGGATCTGAACGGGGCTTTGAAGGATTTCACAAGGTAGAAAGGAGTAGGCATTCAAGAGAGGAGCAAAAATGGAGAGATGGAATATGGTGTATTCAGAGAAGAGTGGGTCACACTGATCTGACTAGAGCAGGTTTGTGTACCAAAATAATGGGAGATAAACCTTTAGAGGCAGGTTGGGATTAGATCAAGTAGAGCCTTGACTAACTGGCCTCAGGAGATTAGATTACCTCATGTAGGCAATGAGGAATATTTCAAAGTTTCTGAAATAGTGTCATTGCAAGTTGTGTTTTTAGCAAAGTAGTGTACCGAAGGAATTGTAGGAGTGAGGCATGGGGATTAGGAGGTAAATGTGATAATGCAGGAGATATAAGTATAAGAGAAGGAAGTTCTCAaaggtgggagagaaaaaaatgaggtcTTTCTAGAGCAAGACAAAGGATTATCACCCTAAATAACCATTCTTTCTGGGATTCTCAATATGAATTTTCCAGCATCGACCTTAAGTAAAGGATTTTCTATACTTGTCAAGTCATGTTATGTTCTTAAGCACTGTTGAGAAACTAGTAAATATACAGTTCAGTGTTTAATTCTGcgcaaaataaaaagaagcagaaactaGGTTCCAGGCTTAAGGAATTTTCAGCcttaataagaggaaaaaagactaACCTGTATCaattaacttgaaaaataaagaaaaagaatatataaaatgaagtGCAATATAATCTACACTGTAGggtttcaaaagaggaaaaagaaatcactgtGGGTTAAAAACAGACAGAAGATTTCATAGAAGAGGGAGCAGTGGTGCTGCCCAGGTCACTAGGATTCTGACAGTCAAATGGACACTTTGTTCAGTTCTCTGAGCACCCTTGGCTCCACAATGTCTCCTCCTTCCATCTCGTAAAATTCTACCTACCCGTtactttcccctccttccctcagtTAGACCCAATAACACAAACTCCCAGGAAACAAATACAATTTCACTTCTTATCCTGCAACAAGCTGGAATCTTTCTCTACAGGATCAACCTGCCAAAGAAACTGGTAAAGACAGAAATCCCACGACTGAGAAtcagtgagaaaagaaatgagaaatggggAATAACATTGTGGTTTTTTCAAGTGGCTagcatgtgccaggtactgtatGAGGCTGTAAGAAACATGGGAACAGTTAGGAATGTGTTGGGTGAGATTATTATGACCCACTACAGAGATTACAGACCCTACTGATGAGATTACAgacaagggaaaaaggaagagaaataactACTTGGCTCTGGTCACTTTAaacatgttatataattttcacatttccttcttttttcacagggggaaactgaggttagTTAAACGAGGTGGAGTAAATTGTTTATTAGTCAATAAGCAGGATTTTGAAGCTTGTAGGAGTCTTAATTTACATGTTGGGGCCAATCCTAGGAATTATTGTCATACAGAAAAGAGAGCTATCTTCTTcatattctccttatttttatcttttcctttttatttcatagaAGGGATTATCCTAGATCTGAGATGGAGACTTTTTCTCTGCTGCTACTCGGCCTGGGGTTGGTCCTTGCAGGAGCTTCAGAAAGCATAATGAAGATAATTAAAGAAGAACTTTCAGAGGAAAAGATGAAATACGGCATGACAAAAAGTGACCAAGGAAAACAGACTGTTGAGCTATTAATGGACTTGACTCTGTTATATAGAAATACCAGCTTCGGCATGTCCAAGGATATTATGTCTTCCTCATTACTGACATTCAGAAGATTACATTATAGCTTCCTTAAGGGAAACAGCCCAGGTAATGACAAAGAGTATTGCAATGACATGACGGTCTGGAGAAAAGTTTCAGAAGCTAATGAGTCATGCAAGTTCAGCAACAACTTCATCCATGGCTCCATAGAAGTGATCCACAGCACCCCCAAGGCCCCCTGCTGCAAATGTGGACAGAATGCTGTCATAAGCTGCTCTGAGAACGCAGAACTGGAGACTACTATGTACCAGCTCACTAGAGGCAAACAATTCCCCAGGTGCCAATACCACAGTGTTAcctcattaaagaaaatattggcagTGCTGACAGGTCATTCTCTGATGAGCTGGTTAGTTAGTGGCTCTAAGTTGTAAATCCCACAGGGCCTTGAGACTGGAGAAAGACATACTTATTGTCATTATTGTTTATTGCCTTCTATTATCCATGTCTACCCTTTCAGCACTATAGTAAACTCTTGATTATTTATactaatggaagaaatgaaaaatccaaaattgTAGATAATTCAATGAAAACTTATAACTGATCCTGGAGTGCAGCTACATCCTCTCTCATGCATAAATACTCACACACATAGACTTTCTCTGAACCAAGCTGAATTCCATCCTAGCTCAGATATAAAGCCAAGAAGTAGAGTCCAACCAACTTGTCAGAATTAAGGAGGGAAGGCCCAAAACCAATATATATGACTGAAAGTTCATTGTACTGCCACTAAGACTATTCAGAGAAATAGTGAATGAGCAGGGGGGACATTGTTATCATTGCTTCTCTTCAAAGAAGTGTATGTGTTGATGAATGTGCACAAATGTGAGCACCCATCCATGCAACCAGGGGCCTGCCTGCCCTCTAGAAGataccagaggaaaaaagattctTTGGTTTAGTTGCTGCTCTCAGCCAACAACTCTGGCCCTATGCAGTCTCCATTCCTCCATGCTCATTCCTATCTATTTCATAGGTTGCTACAGAAGGAAGAAATTGCGATTTTTGCTAAGAATAGTCTTGATTCCCTGAAGCTGTGAGAAGGAATGGCAAACAACAGAGTAATAGAGGAGGTAGACACATGGGAAAAAGAAAGTCTATGCCAAGTGCCAGGCATGATTAGTCTTCAATCTTGTTGTTTTCTGATGTTGTAGGGTATTTTTTTCACCAACAATTGTTTATTTGTAAGTTCTCTGTGGTTCAACACTCTACATAAAATACAGCAGTTATCTTGTTCATTAATGTGTGCCTATGTgctcctgtttcctcatcttacaTCCTCCCTTCATGCTGTGACTACTGTTTTTTAATGtcctaattttaaataaatgcatgtaaATGAATGTTACATCACTGTAACACTTTTTATACATCACTCTCTACATAtcacttttcctgtttttcacatTGGGTGCAGAATTCTCCTTATATCTAAACTGCAAAACTCTGACAATCAACCAATATGCAGCATTAGGGCAgatgtttttgtatgttttagcTGGATTTTCCTTGTCAGTATAACGGCTGCTTAAATAAACAATCACCATGAGCTTGGCCAAATACATATGTAATTAGCACTCAATTTGCACTTGGCAGCCAGAGGAGAAAGTGATAGAGAGAAATGCCTGGGGCCCAAAGTTCTCTTCTCTGTAGAAGGAGAACTCACGGAACCTAGGGAAGGTTCCATTCCAAGGATAGTTTCATGTGGCGAGGTGCTACCACTCACTCACCAGACATGGGATGGGTTCTGTCCATAGAAGAGCAGTCCAACGAATCTCCTCTTGATTCACATTTGGTTCAAATTTGAGTTACTTCTATCCTACAGTAGAATTCTACTGTAGAGTTCAGCTTTGGAGGATGGGCATGTCAGCCCAGAGACAATAACTATTGAATCTCTGGGAGCATTTTTTTGGCGATCTGTAAGAAAAAGCAAATCCAGCCTAGTTCAGAATTTAGTACAGATTTCTTCCTTCACCAGGACAGAAGAACAAGGACCCAGAATAGATGCCTCTTTGTAGGACAGGAGCATCCTCTAAAGAGTCTTGATTAAGACCAaacctttccatttctctgaaggAATCAGGAACTCTGGATTCTGAGCCTTTGGTACCCTGATCTCTCAGGATCTATCTAGTCATCATTATATGAAGTTTGAAAGATGTTAAATGTGGAGGTGCCATAGAGAATCAGGGCTCCTGAGTGGTAGTACTTCTCACCCTTGAAACCTGTCACCCATTTGACATAATGTACATCCTAAGGTCGTGATGACAATAGGTAGAGGATTtacaattataaaacattaaGTTTTTGTAatatctcttttctcctcctaaaCCACAGAGGGctccttttttcttgtagtttcaCACCTAAATTTCTCAGGCTGTCTTTCAAGGCCACTATACTCCTTTGTCATCTTATCTAGCCTGTCTCCAGCAGCTGCCCAGGCTCTATTGTTTTGAGACTGCTCTCTTCACAGTCCACAGAACTTGTGTCCTTGTCTTCAGTCCTTTGGTAGGCTGATCtttgtgctcttctttttctctttctcattgtaTCATCTCATCCCATTCAATTGCACAAGCTCCATCTGACTAGAAATAGTCCAGCAAGAGTCTCTTGTTAGAAATATAACTGAGAGGTAGGTATGTGTCATATCCCTGTAGCTGGAAGAAACCTGAGAGGGAATGAAATGAAGTGATGAAGGAGACCAATCTTATCATAAGAGCCATGGAAGGAAGAGTCAAGTTGAGAAAGGAAGTTGGGAATGGAGTGATAGAGAGGTTTGAGAAAGGGATACTGAGAGGGATTATTTAGCATAAAAGAAGTACCCTTTTTGTCTCTAACCATTCCCTCTATttcctgccctccacccctcGATATAAAGTGCACTCAATTTCTTTAGTCAACAGCTCTGAAGTGAAACAAGTCCATGGCCTCAGGTGCCCAGGATGGTGCTGAAGTAAGGAGAGAGCCTTTGCAACATCATCAGTAAATTTTCACATGTTTTACTGACTCATCATGCCACCCCAAAAAGTCATTTTACATCACTgggattcaatttccttactacACAGGATGGATTAATCCACAGGTTGGATTAGATGTGGGTTCTCAGACTTAAAAATTTTGTCCAGGTTTTAGGACATTGAACTTGCCTCctctgtgatttttgttcttcccAATAGCTAGGTCCCCAAAACAGACATGAGTGTGACTCAGCTTTAATCATGCAGATGATGATAATATCCTAGGGATGGCCTTAACAGCAAAAGGGAAGGAATCTACATCCTTGAACAACTGTGTGAAGCAGAGTTATCTTGCCAACCTGGACTACACATCTTGGGACTgatacatgagagagaaataaatatgtatatttttaaatccattataCTTTGAGATTTTGTTCCATCAGCTCAGCCTTACCCtaacaaatttaataactttAGGAGCTGTTATCAAATATAAATCCCTGGGCCCTAACCCAGGAGATTATAGATCAGGGATAGGACCATAGCATGTGGATCTTTTATAAGAGTGTTAGGTTTGCTGATGTGCTCCAAAGTTTGAGCACCACTAAATTAGATGAACTAAAAGCTTTCTTTCTAGTTACAGGATATTCTAATTTCTAGTCCCAATTAGGGAAAAAAGTTTGCTGTCCAGATATTCAGTGCTTTTTGTGGACTTGGGCAAAACAAGTCAATTTAACTCAAAGAGCATCTACCTCCTCCACGGTATCCCAGAACTAGCAAGGCAGTGTTTTCACCCTGTATCTCCCTAGTCATAGCACACATCTGGGAGTAAACACAAGGGCATTGTCAGGGGGACTCATGTTTCCAAAACAGTGGCTGAGAAGTTGGAAGAGGTGTCACACACATGAAATGCATCCTTTTTACTCCAGCAACCAAAGAACTGACAATTTTTGGATAAGATGACTGTTTTAAATCGTTAAACCTTCATGTTTATAAAGTGTGTTAAAATTTCTCAAGATCACATGTGATAATTACCACAAGGATGGTTAATAGGTAATAACAATAATCAATAACAACAATTGAGCTCTTATGATATGACAGGTACTAgtctaaaatatacatattactTCTTTAGCCTCAGAACAATCTCCATGAGGTagactattattatccccactttagtgatgaagaaactgaagcacaaagactTTAGGCAGTGTGCGAAGTCACACACATAATAAGTGTTCCCCTAGGAACAAAGAAGGAGAGTGATTCCACAGGCCATGCTTTTAGCCATTCATCTTTATTTGATAGGAAAAAGCAAACTTTCCCATAACCATACAGAAAGATAATGGTGGAACTCTCCTGAATAAACTCCACCCTgcaggattgttttgaggattaaatggtagctgtcagtattattattttcattatgattAGATCAGGGCACTGTGTTAATCACACGACTGAAGAAAAACATTTGGAACGTACATGACTGACAAAGGGTtgatatctttaatatataaagaagtctgtCAATTTAATAAGATAAAGATGAACATACCTACAGAAAAATAAGTaagggaaacaaacagaaaattaacaaaagaggAAGTAACTAGTCattaaacatttggaaattttttccttcctaccaaaggtaatataaataaaaacaatgtgatATTGTTTTTACCTGCCTGATCAgcagaaataagatttttaaaaataacatacatCTGGCATAGCTACAGGAAAGAGGACATTCTCATGCACTCCCTCCTCCTGGGAGAACAAATCAGTACATTTGCTCTCCTTTTGGAGAACAATTTGAACTAAGCCCCATTCTAATTTTCAGACACTATGCACATTTGGTTTCTTTACTTCACTGATGACACTTCTGTTCCTCTTATACACCCTTTAGGTAAGAGACTCAACTCAGTCAATTCTGGCTGTGATGGCTTATTGAGTTCAGGACCTCACTTGAGGGCCTCAGCAGCCTCTCGGGCTTGTCTTGCAAAGGGTCAAAGAGCAGGGCCCTGGAGATGGCAGACCCCCCTCCTGAATAAACTCCACCCcacaggattgttttgaggattaaatagtAGCTGTCAttattagtattttcattatgATTGCATCAGGGCACTGTATCAATCACACAAGTGAAGAAAAACATTTGGAATATATATGGCTGAGAAAAGCGTTGATGTCTTTAATATAAAAGAGGGCATGTGTGAGCTGTAGGCTATGCTGCCTGCGGTGCTCTCCTTGTTCGCCTCAGCTCAGGCTGTTCCAAGAACTCCATGTTCTCCTTTACAGGAATGTGTGCTGATCCCTGGGACCTGTCACATTAAATGTCCCTCTGAGAGCTCTCCTGGGCACAAGAGGCAGGGCCTGTTAGTGTAGGAATTGGCGGGGGTGTGGAGTGCAGGACAAGGTGCAAGGTTGGGAGGATGCACTTTTGAAACATGGCCACACAAAGTGACCACTCTTACTTTTCCCTTTCTGACACCTTTCCCCTTCTATCCTTTTCTATCTCTTCCTCATCCAACTTCCATGTCCTCTTCTCCTGACCAGATTGTGCCCTCATCACACATCTCCCTTTTGCACCCTGCATGgtttctgctttctattttccttccagGCTTTCTGCCACTTGACTTTGTGtattcttctctgtgtgtcttgcATTCAAACTCATTGTTCAGGTATAGGGTGATGGGTTGGATGGATTTCAGGAGCC
The DNA window shown above is from Equus quagga isolate Etosha38 chromosome 2, UCLA_HA_Equagga_1.0, whole genome shotgun sequence and carries:
- the RNASE11 gene encoding probable ribonuclease 11 → METFSLLLLGLGLVLAGASESIMKIIKEELSEEKMKYGMTKSDQGKQTVELLMDLTLLYRNTSFGMSKDIMSSSLLTFRRLHYSFLKGNSPGNDKEYCNDMTVWRKVSEANESCKFSNNFIHGSIEVIHSTPKAPCCKCGQNAVISCSENAELETTMYQLTRGKQFPRCQYHSVTSLKKILAVLTGHSLMSWLVSGSKL